The following proteins are encoded in a genomic region of Roseinatronobacter sp. S2:
- the rpsA gene encoding 30S ribosomal protein S1, with product MCAKATMEDFEAMLAESLEMDTPAEGSVVTGRVIAIEAGQAIIDVGYKMEGRVELKEFASPGEAPQVAVGDDVEVFLERVENARGEAVISREKARREAAWDRLEKAYADQDRVEGAIFGRVKGGFTVDLGGAVAFLPGSQVDVRPVRDAGPLMGLKQPFQILKMDRRRGNIVVSRRAILEESRAEQRAEVIAKLAEGQIADGVVKNITEYGAFVDLGGVDGLLHVTDMAWRRVNHPSEVVTIGETIKVQVIKINKETHRISLGIKQLQADPWDSVGAKYPLNSVHQGRVTNITDYGAFVELEAGVEGLVHVSEMSWTKKNVHPGKIVSTSQEVDVMVLEIDGDKRRVSLGLKQTLRNPWEVFAETHPAGTEIEGEIKNITEFGLFVGLEGDIDGMVHLSDISWDQRGEEAIQNFRKGDTVQAVVADVDVEKERISLSIKALENDSFSDAVEGVKRGTILTCTVSAIEEGGVEVEFNGMKSFIRRSDLALERADQRPERFQVGDKIDARVTSVDSKTRRIGLSIKAREIAEEKEAVEQFGSSDAGASLGDILGAALKDRK from the coding sequence ATGTGCGCTAAAGCAACCATGGAAGACTTCGAGGCAATGCTCGCTGAAAGCCTCGAAATGGACACACCTGCCGAAGGCAGTGTTGTCACAGGCCGTGTGATCGCCATCGAGGCAGGTCAGGCCATTATCGACGTAGGCTACAAGATGGAAGGCCGCGTCGAACTGAAAGAATTTGCAAGCCCCGGCGAAGCCCCGCAAGTGGCAGTTGGCGATGATGTCGAAGTTTTCCTGGAGCGTGTTGAAAACGCCCGTGGCGAAGCTGTCATCAGCCGCGAAAAAGCCCGCCGCGAAGCGGCTTGGGACCGCCTGGAAAAAGCCTATGCCGATCAGGACCGTGTCGAAGGCGCGATCTTTGGCCGCGTCAAAGGTGGCTTCACGGTTGATCTGGGCGGCGCTGTTGCGTTCCTGCCCGGCTCTCAGGTTGATGTGCGCCCCGTGCGCGATGCAGGCCCGCTGATGGGTCTGAAGCAGCCGTTCCAGATCCTGAAAATGGACCGTCGTCGTGGCAACATCGTTGTGTCGCGCCGCGCGATTCTGGAAGAAAGCCGCGCCGAACAGCGCGCCGAAGTCATCGCCAAGCTGGCCGAAGGCCAGATTGCAGATGGTGTGGTCAAGAACATCACCGAATATGGTGCGTTCGTCGATCTGGGCGGTGTTGACGGGCTGCTGCACGTCACCGACATGGCATGGCGCCGCGTCAACCACCCGTCGGAAGTTGTCACCATCGGTGAAACGATCAAGGTGCAGGTCATCAAGATCAACAAGGAAACCCACCGCATCAGTCTGGGCATCAAGCAGCTGCAAGCCGATCCATGGGATTCGGTCGGCGCGAAATACCCGCTGAATTCGGTGCATCAGGGCCGTGTGACCAACATCACCGATTACGGTGCATTTGTTGAACTGGAAGCCGGTGTCGAAGGTCTGGTCCATGTTTCCGAAATGAGCTGGACCAAGAAAAACGTGCATCCCGGCAAGATCGTCTCGACCAGCCAGGAAGTCGATGTCATGGTTCTGGAAATCGACGGCGACAAGCGCCGCGTGTCTTTGGGCCTGAAGCAAACCCTGCGCAACCCGTGGGAAGTGTTTGCCGAAACCCACCCTGCCGGAACCGAGATCGAAGGCGAGATCAAGAACATCACCGAATTCGGTCTGTTTGTGGGTCTGGAAGGCGATATCGACGGCATGGTTCACCTGTCCGACATCAGCTGGGACCAGCGCGGCGAAGAAGCGATCCAGAACTTCCGCAAAGGCGACACAGTTCAGGCGGTTGTGGCCGATGTCGATGTCGAGAAAGAGCGTATCTCCTTGTCGATCAAGGCACTGGAAAACGACAGCTTCTCTGATGCGGTCGAAGGTGTGAAGCGCGGGACAATCCTGACCTGCACCGTCAGCGCGATTGAAGAAGGCGGCGTCGAGGTTGAGTTCAACGGCATGAAATCCTTCATCCGCCGTTCGGATCTGGCCCTTGAGCGTGCAGACCAGCGCCCGGAGCGTTTCCAGGTCGGCGACAAGATCGATGCGCGTGTCACATCTGTGGACAGCAAGACCCGCCGCATTGGCCTGTCGATCAAGGCACGCGAAATCGCGGAAGAAAAAGAAGCTGTGGAACAATTTGGGTCTTCCGATGCAGGCGCATCGCTGGGCGACATTTTGGGCGCAGCCCTGAAAGATCGCAAATAA
- a CDS encoding DUF934 domain-containing protein has protein sequence MTVIVTDTGFGPDTFSGIWTDLAPDADDGAFQDAVAQQQAIRIQFPAFSDGRGFTLAARARRMGFTGRLRAQGHVIADQYAMARRSGFDEVEISDDLAARQPEAQWLARANWRAHDYRSALRRTG, from the coding sequence ATGACTGTAATTGTGACTGACACAGGGTTCGGACCGGACACATTTTCGGGCATCTGGACAGACCTTGCACCCGACGCCGATGACGGCGCGTTTCAGGACGCGGTCGCGCAGCAGCAGGCAATCCGCATTCAGTTTCCCGCCTTCAGCGACGGGCGCGGCTTCACGCTTGCTGCGCGCGCGCGGCGCATGGGGTTCACGGGGCGGCTGCGTGCGCAAGGGCATGTCATTGCCGATCAATATGCGATGGCGCGCCGGTCCGGCTTTGACGAAGTTGAAATCAGCGACGATCTGGCCGCACGACAGCCGGAAGCACAGTGGCTGGCCCGCGCCAACTGGCGCGCGCATGATTACCGCAGCGCCTTGCGCCGCACCGGCTGA
- the cysG gene encoding siroheme synthase CysG, giving the protein MQHFPIYLDTAHANIAVIGNGEAALAKLRLLFKTQARITVFAPMAEPELAKAVHAQGHTLIRHAPQAQDLAGMRLVYSATEDDAQDAANATLARSVGALVNIVDNLGGSDFITPAIVDRDPVVVAIGTEGAAPVLARAIKKDMEERLPAGLGRLARVGKAFRPQAEALPHGRARRDFWSDYYLKSGPELMANADDATLHDELQALLRRHLANTDQTGRVDLVGAGPGNPELMTLRARRLLDRADVVIHDRLVTGDVLELARREAVFIAVGKEGFGPSTPQDDINALMVEHARKGAHVVRLKGGDAAIFARLDEETEALDAAGIDWGVTPGITAASAASAAIGRSLTRRGRNTDLHILTAHDKDGIADLDCAALARPDTVAAIYMGKRAARVIQGRLLMQGAAPATPVTLVENASHPEQTVTPCRLDTLAQTVTSCRGPVVMLLGLTPARATAVLPQLAEVTA; this is encoded by the coding sequence ATGCAGCATTTTCCGATCTACCTTGATACCGCACATGCAAATATCGCCGTCATCGGCAATGGAGAGGCGGCACTGGCAAAACTGCGTTTGTTGTTCAAGACGCAGGCGCGCATCACCGTATTTGCGCCCATGGCCGAACCGGAACTGGCGAAGGCCGTGCATGCGCAGGGTCACACACTGATACGCCACGCACCACAAGCGCAGGATCTGGCCGGTATGCGGCTGGTCTATTCTGCTACCGAAGATGATGCGCAGGATGCCGCGAATGCGACGCTTGCGCGTTCCGTTGGGGCGTTGGTCAATATTGTGGACAATCTGGGGGGCAGCGATTTCATTACCCCTGCGATTGTGGACCGTGACCCCGTGGTTGTGGCCATCGGCACCGAAGGGGCGGCGCCCGTTCTGGCCCGCGCCATCAAGAAAGATATGGAAGAACGCCTGCCCGCTGGTCTGGGCCGGCTGGCCCGCGTGGGCAAGGCCTTCCGCCCGCAGGCAGAAGCCCTGCCCCATGGCCGCGCGCGGCGCGATTTCTGGTCAGATTACTACCTGAAATCCGGCCCTGAACTGATGGCCAATGCCGATGATGCAACACTGCACGATGAATTGCAGGCATTGCTGCGCCGCCATCTGGCCAATACCGACCAAACCGGCCGTGTCGATCTGGTCGGTGCCGGTCCGGGCAATCCCGAACTGATGACCCTGCGCGCGCGCCGTTTGCTGGACCGTGCCGATGTGGTCATTCATGACCGGTTGGTGACAGGTGATGTTCTGGAACTTGCGCGGCGCGAGGCGGTGTTCATTGCTGTGGGCAAGGAAGGGTTCGGCCCCTCCACCCCGCAAGACGATATTAACGCGCTGATGGTGGAACACGCCCGCAAGGGGGCGCATGTTGTGCGGCTGAAAGGGGGCGACGCAGCCATTTTTGCCCGCCTTGACGAAGAAACCGAGGCACTGGATGCGGCGGGTATTGATTGGGGGGTGACACCCGGCATCACTGCGGCAAGTGCGGCCAGTGCCGCGATTGGCCGCAGCCTGACACGGCGCGGGCGCAACACCGACCTGCATATCCTGACCGCCCATGACAAGGACGGGATCGCGGATCTGGACTGCGCTGCGCTGGCGCGCCCCGATACGGTCGCCGCCATCTATATGGGCAAACGCGCGGCACGCGTCATTCAGGGGCGCTTGCTGATGCAAGGGGCTGCCCCCGCCACACCGGTCACACTGGTCGAGAATGCCTCTCACCCCGAGCAAACCGTCACCCCGTGCCGTCTGGACACGCTTGCGCAGACTGTCACCAGCTGCCGTGGCCCTGTTGTCATGCTGCTGGGTCTGACACCGGCGCGCGCTACTGCCGTTTTGCCACAACTAGCCGAAGTGACTGCCTGA
- the rlmB gene encoding 23S rRNA (guanosine(2251)-2'-O)-methyltransferase RlmB, protein MKKPDWVIDKEKARRAAKHESLWLFGLHAVRDALMNPMREKLRLVVTLNAAQKLEDAIAASGMTPETSDARKFAAPIAADSVHQGAALEVRPLDWGNTAARCAPVDGAGLVVVLDRVSDPHNVGAILRSAEVFGARAVIATQRHAAPETGALAKTASGALERQPYLRVRNLAEEMESLKDMGYVMIGLDGDGPLTLGQTLAAVPRGPIGLVLGAEGPGLRDKTRDTCDYIARIPASADFGSLNVSNAAAVGLYAAHLAQPDAEP, encoded by the coding sequence ATGAAAAAGCCAGATTGGGTCATCGACAAGGAAAAGGCGCGGCGCGCGGCGAAACACGAATCGCTGTGGTTGTTCGGCCTGCATGCGGTGCGTGATGCATTGATGAACCCCATGCGCGAAAAGCTGCGGCTGGTCGTGACATTGAATGCCGCGCAAAAGCTGGAAGATGCGATTGCCGCCAGTGGCATGACGCCTGAAACCTCGGATGCGCGCAAGTTTGCGGCCCCGATTGCGGCTGATTCCGTGCACCAAGGCGCCGCACTGGAAGTGCGCCCGCTGGATTGGGGGAATACGGCTGCGCGCTGCGCCCCTGTCGACGGGGCCGGTCTGGTGGTGGTTCTGGACCGTGTCAGCGACCCGCATAATGTGGGCGCGATCCTGCGTTCGGCAGAAGTGTTCGGCGCGCGCGCGGTCATTGCGACCCAACGCCATGCGGCACCCGAAACCGGCGCTTTGGCGAAAACTGCCAGCGGCGCGCTGGAACGCCAGCCATATCTGCGCGTGCGCAATCTGGCAGAGGAAATGGAAAGCCTGAAGGATATGGGCTATGTCATGATCGGGCTGGACGGGGACGGGCCGCTGACCCTTGGCCAGACATTGGCGGCGGTGCCACGCGGCCCCATCGGGCTGGTTCTGGGGGCAGAGGGGCCGGGGCTGCGCGACAAGACCCGCGACACCTGCGATTACATTGCGCGCATTCCTGCATCGGCAGATTTCGGGTCGTTGAATGTGTCGAATGCGGCGGCTGTCGGGCTGTATGCCGCGCATCTGGCACAGCCGGACGCTGAACCATGA
- a CDS encoding phosphoadenylyl-sulfate reductase translates to MPHEELSALNTRFADDATAGLRFALSGALGRVALVSSFGAESAVLLHMVSRIAPDTPVVFIDSLMLFPETLSYQRELAARLDLRDLRTITPDRNTLFQRDPDNLLHRSNPDACCALRKAQPLEQALRGFDGWITGRKQFQGTTRSHLQMFERDDTHLKINPLAAWKPADLADYMTRFDLPRHPLVSQGYLSIGCAPCTAPVAQGEEPRAGRWRGQDKVECGIHIANGRVIRRQAS, encoded by the coding sequence ATGCCGCATGAAGAGCTTTCGGCCCTGAACACGCGCTTCGCGGATGATGCCACGGCGGGCTTGCGCTTCGCGTTGTCCGGCGCGCTGGGGCGTGTGGCGCTGGTTTCCAGCTTCGGCGCGGAATCGGCGGTGTTGCTGCATATGGTGTCACGCATCGCACCCGATACGCCTGTGGTGTTCATAGATTCCCTGATGCTGTTTCCCGAAACCCTGTCCTATCAGCGGGAACTGGCGGCGCGACTGGACTTGCGCGACTTGCGCACCATCACCCCAGACAGGAACACATTGTTCCAGCGCGATCCCGATAATCTGCTGCACCGGTCCAACCCGGACGCATGCTGCGCCTTGCGCAAGGCGCAACCACTGGAACAGGCCCTGCGCGGTTTTGACGGCTGGATTACGGGCCGCAAGCAGTTTCAGGGAACGACACGCAGCCATTTGCAGATGTTCGAACGCGATGACACGCATCTGAAAATCAACCCGCTGGCAGCATGGAAGCCCGCAGACCTTGCGGATTACATGACCCGCTTTGATCTGCCGCGTCACCCGCTGGTGTCCCAGGGTTATCTGTCGATTGGCTGCGCCCCTTGCACAGCGCCTGTGGCACAGGGTGAAGAACCGCGCGCAGGACGCTGGCGCGGACAAGACAAAGTTGAATGTGGCATCCATATCGCAAATGGCCGCGTTATCAGAAGGCAGGCATCATGA
- a CDS encoding AraC family transcriptional regulator, with protein sequence MIGFVDLVRGLGQDPLNLIEEAGLPVASLTDQDLLIPYRRHALLLEIAARRLERPAFALEWACAVAPHFHNLGPLTLLEYFTSTFREWIDLGIRSISFHTNGFNFRKIPQTARGQTTYRYASDSFVLSSRQQTEHIFALTCMLARRVTNLPHENPLLVRFSHSAPADLAPHRKIFRCEIEFDASVDEFVFSDALLDAGTNGNFSLLQPLVKRFVRYRIDHSPLYDQSARMTVALTIPSVVGTGNCSIEFIADALGLTVKQLQRQLTAEGTNFSEVLDEVRRNMAMRLLTESHAPIERIGGLLDYSSTPAFSLAFKRWAGVSPLQYRKKALTALPTR encoded by the coding sequence ATGATTGGATTTGTTGATCTTGTCAGGGGGCTGGGCCAAGACCCGTTGAACCTGATTGAAGAAGCCGGATTGCCGGTCGCATCACTGACAGATCAGGACCTGCTTATCCCTTACCGCCGTCACGCGCTGTTGCTGGAAATCGCCGCGCGCAGGCTGGAGCGTCCCGCGTTCGCGCTGGAATGGGCGTGCGCGGTCGCTCCACATTTCCACAACCTTGGGCCGCTTACACTGCTTGAGTATTTCACCTCGACCTTCCGGGAATGGATTGATCTTGGCATAAGATCGATTTCCTTCCATACCAACGGGTTCAATTTCCGTAAAATCCCGCAGACCGCGCGGGGCCAGACGACGTATCGGTATGCGTCCGACAGCTTCGTGCTGTCGTCGCGCCAGCAGACCGAGCATATCTTTGCGCTTACCTGCATGCTGGCGCGGCGCGTCACGAACCTGCCGCACGAGAACCCGTTGCTGGTGCGTTTTTCGCACTCCGCACCCGCGGATTTGGCGCCGCACCGGAAAATCTTCCGGTGCGAAATCGAATTTGATGCCAGTGTTGATGAGTTCGTTTTCTCAGACGCCCTTCTGGACGCCGGAACCAATGGAAATTTCAGCCTTTTGCAGCCACTGGTCAAACGGTTCGTGCGCTACAGAATTGATCATTCGCCACTATATGACCAATCCGCCCGAATGACGGTTGCCCTGACAATCCCCAGTGTTGTCGGCACAGGCAACTGTAGCATCGAATTCATCGCCGACGCTTTGGGACTCACTGTTAAACAGCTTCAGCGGCAACTGACCGCCGAAGGCACAAATTTCAGCGAAGTGCTGGACGAAGTGCGCCGAAATATGGCCATGCGACTGCTTACAGAATCCCATGCCCCGATCGAGCGCATCGGCGGGCTTCTCGACTACTCATCGACACCTGCTTTTTCACTTGCTTTCAAGCGTTGGGCCGGTGTCTCGCCATTACAGTATCGCAAGAAGGCGCTGACTGCCCTGCCAACGCGGTAA
- the purM gene encoding phosphoribosylformylglycinamidine cyclo-ligase: protein MSEGKNGLSYAQAGVDIDAGNALVEAIKPAAKATARAGVMSGLGGFGALFDLKAAGYSDPVLVAATDGVGTKLRIAIDTGHLDTIGIDLVAMCVNDLVCQGAEPLFFLDYFATGKLDVADATRIITGIAAGCQKSGCALIGGETAEMPGMYDAKDFDLAGFAVGAMERGGALPAGVDAGDVLLGLASDGVHSNGYSLVRKVVDHAGLNWDSAAPFGAGTLGAELLAPTRLYVKPALAAIRAGGVHALAHITGGGLTENLPRVLPDSMGADIDLGSWTLPPVFAWLAAAGGITQDEMLKTFNAGIGMVLVVAADRADALTDALTQSGENVARIGTVTDGAGIRYSGQLA from the coding sequence ATGTCAGAGGGAAAGAACGGGCTAAGCTATGCCCAGGCCGGTGTCGATATTGACGCGGGCAACGCATTGGTCGAGGCCATCAAGCCCGCAGCCAAGGCGACCGCGCGCGCAGGCGTCATGTCCGGCCTTGGCGGGTTCGGGGCGCTGTTCGACCTGAAAGCGGCAGGGTATAGCGACCCTGTGCTTGTGGCGGCAACCGACGGGGTGGGCACCAAGCTGCGCATCGCCATTGATACCGGCCATCTGGACACAATCGGGATCGATCTGGTGGCCATGTGCGTCAATGATCTGGTGTGTCAGGGGGCTGAACCCTTGTTCTTTCTGGATTATTTCGCCACCGGCAAGCTGGATGTGGCCGATGCAACGCGCATCATCACCGGCATTGCGGCGGGCTGTCAGAAATCGGGCTGCGCGTTAATCGGGGGCGAGACCGCCGAGATGCCGGGCATGTATGACGCCAAGGATTTCGATCTGGCCGGTTTTGCAGTGGGTGCCATGGAACGCGGCGGCGCATTGCCCGCAGGCGTTGACGCGGGCGATGTGTTGTTGGGGCTGGCATCCGACGGGGTGCATTCCAATGGCTACAGCCTTGTGCGCAAGGTGGTGGATCATGCCGGTCTGAACTGGGACAGCGCCGCGCCCTTTGGCGCAGGCACGCTGGGGGCGGAATTGCTGGCGCCCACGCGGCTCTATGTCAAACCCGCGCTTGCCGCGATCCGCGCAGGCGGGGTGCATGCGCTGGCCCATATCACCGGCGGCGGGCTGACCGAAAACCTGCCGCGCGTGCTGCCCGACAGCATGGGTGCGGATATCGATCTGGGCAGTTGGACATTGCCGCCAGTGTTCGCATGGCTGGCGGCAGCGGGCGGGATTACGCAGGATGAAATGCTGAAAACCTTTAATGCGGGTATCGGCATGGTGCTTGTTGTCGCCGCCGACCGTGCCGATGCGCTGACAGACGCGCTGACCCAGTCGGGCGAGAACGTGGCGCGTATCGGCACTGTCACCGACGGGGCCGGCATACGCTACAGCGGACAGCTTGCATGA
- the purN gene encoding phosphoribosylglycinamide formyltransferase: MILRVAILISGSGSNMVALAQSMRGDHPARPCLVLSNDPAASGLDKARDMGIATAAVDHRPYGLERAAFEAALLRPLLDAQPDLIALAGFMRVLTPEFVAQFEGRMLNIHPSLLPKYKGLNTHARAIEAGDTVAGCTVHEVTAALDDGPILGQAHVPVHPDDTAQTLAARVLPMEHRLYPAVLRRVAMGDRSLLTIS, from the coding sequence ATGATCCTGCGCGTTGCGATCCTGATTTCAGGATCGGGGTCCAACATGGTGGCACTGGCGCAGTCCATGCGCGGCGACCACCCTGCCCGCCCCTGTCTGGTGCTGTCCAATGACCCTGCCGCAAGCGGGCTGGACAAGGCGCGCGACATGGGCATTGCAACGGCTGCGGTGGATCATCGCCCTTACGGCCTCGAACGCGCCGCGTTCGAGGCCGCGCTGCTGCGCCCCCTGCTGGATGCGCAGCCGGACCTGATTGCGCTGGCGGGGTTCATGCGCGTGCTGACGCCTGAATTCGTCGCGCAGTTTGAAGGGCGCATGCTGAACATCCACCCGTCACTTTTGCCGAAATACAAGGGCCTGAACACCCATGCCCGCGCGATTGAAGCAGGCGACACGGTGGCAGGCTGCACCGTGCATGAAGTGACAGCCGCACTGGATGACGGGCCAATTCTGGGGCAGGCGCATGTGCCTGTGCACCCCGATGACACGGCACAAACACTGGCCGCACGGGTGCTGCCGATGGAGCACCGCCTGTATCCTGCGGTTTTGCGGCGTGTGGCCATGGGCGATAGAAGCCTGCTTACGATTTCCTGA
- a CDS encoding DUF2799 domain-containing protein, whose protein sequence is MKARVLTVAAMVVLASCASISREECLQGDWHAIGLRDGAAGERPDMQFERHQRQCAKVDVTPDRTEWQHGYDQGLPRFCTPLSGLEQGQRGRINRNLCPAELAAGFDEGHALGLREHAQRARVQNVLNEISSLQDRNSAVLAGLAAGEDTGQRAELRNNQSEILHLRLELGLERAALRRLEREVAEFRARAGG, encoded by the coding sequence ATGAAAGCGCGGGTCCTGACAGTTGCGGCAATGGTGGTTCTCGCCTCCTGCGCGTCAATCAGCCGCGAGGAATGCCTGCAAGGGGACTGGCACGCTATTGGCTTGCGCGACGGGGCGGCAGGGGAACGGCCCGACATGCAGTTTGAACGCCACCAGCGCCAATGTGCAAAAGTGGATGTGACACCGGACCGCACAGAATGGCAGCATGGATATGATCAGGGGTTGCCGCGTTTTTGCACGCCCCTGTCAGGGTTGGAACAAGGCCAGCGCGGGCGCATAAACCGCAACCTGTGCCCCGCAGAACTGGCCGCGGGGTTTGATGAAGGGCACGCGCTGGGGCTGCGCGAACATGCGCAACGCGCGCGGGTGCAAAACGTATTGAATGAAATCAGCAGCTTGCAGGATAGAAACAGTGCGGTTCTTGCAGGGTTAGCGGCTGGCGAGGACACTGGACAGCGCGCAGAATTGCGCAACAACCAGTCCGAAATCCTGCATCTGCGGTTGGAACTTGGGTTGGAGCGCGCAGCGCTGCGGCGGCTGGAACGCGAAGTGGCGGAATTTCGCGCGCGTGCTGGCGGGTGA
- a CDS encoding nitrite/sulfite reductase, with translation MYQYDEFDRAFIAERNRQFRAQVDRRIDGSLTEEEFRPLRLMNGLYLQLHAYMLRVAIPYGTLNSAQLRQLAMIATRWDKGYGHFTTRQNIQYNWPRLTDVPDILDALAEVGLHAIQTSGNTIRNVTSDQFAAAAADEIEDPRPYAELIRQWSTDHPEFQFLPRKFKIAITGSPNDRAVTKAHDIGLRMVRQNGETGFEVIVGGGLGRTPMIGKVIRDFVPVADLLPYLEAIVGTYNLLGRRDNKYKARIKITVHENGLEKVRDLVEAQFRKIAPQFDAGATAQHLAQLKQQFAAPDLPPRDDQRYHDARRIDGVFRAWADTNLHPHRAAGYSIVTISLKPHGGTPGDATDAQMTLIADLADRYALGEIRVSHEQNLVLPHVALDDLPALHQALRAAGLATANVGLASDIIACPGMDYCALATARSIPVAQEIAQHVDALKLEHDIGPLKIKISGCINACGHHHVGHIGILGLDRAGVENYQITLGGDGSEDAVIGTRTGPGFAYDQIVPAVERILRAYLDLRRDRSETFLQAYRRLGADPFKAALYHTEQEDAA, from the coding sequence ATGTATCAGTATGATGAGTTTGACCGCGCCTTTATCGCGGAACGCAACCGCCAGTTCCGCGCACAGGTGGACCGCCGCATTGATGGTAGCCTGACCGAAGAAGAATTCCGGCCCCTGCGGCTGATGAATGGCCTGTATCTGCAATTGCATGCCTATATGCTGCGCGTGGCCATTCCCTATGGCACGCTGAATTCCGCACAACTGCGCCAGCTTGCCATGATTGCCACGCGCTGGGACAAGGGCTATGGCCATTTCACCACGCGCCAGAACATCCAGTATAACTGGCCGCGCCTGACCGATGTGCCCGATATTCTGGACGCGCTGGCCGAAGTGGGGCTGCACGCCATCCAGACATCGGGCAACACCATCCGCAATGTCACATCGGACCAGTTCGCCGCCGCCGCCGCGGATGAGATTGAAGACCCCCGCCCCTATGCCGAACTGATCCGCCAGTGGTCGACAGACCACCCTGAATTCCAGTTCCTGCCGCGCAAGTTCAAGATCGCCATCACCGGCAGCCCGAATGACCGCGCAGTCACCAAAGCGCATGATATCGGGCTGCGCATGGTGCGGCAAAATGGGGAAACCGGGTTCGAGGTCATCGTTGGGGGTGGCCTTGGGCGCACGCCCATGATTGGCAAGGTGATCCGTGATTTTGTGCCCGTGGCGGACCTGCTGCCCTATCTGGAAGCAATCGTTGGCACCTATAACCTGCTGGGGCGGCGCGACAACAAATACAAGGCCCGCATCAAGATCACTGTGCATGAAAACGGGCTGGAAAAAGTGCGCGATCTGGTGGAAGCGCAATTCCGCAAAATTGCCCCGCAATTTGATGCGGGTGCAACGGCCCAACATCTGGCGCAGCTGAAACAGCAGTTTGCGGCACCCGATCTGCCGCCGCGCGATGACCAGCGCTATCATGACGCGCGCCGCATTGATGGTGTTTTCCGGGCATGGGCCGACACCAACCTGCACCCGCACCGCGCGGCAGGCTACAGCATTGTCACCATCAGCCTGAAGCCACATGGCGGCACACCGGGGGACGCGACAGATGCGCAAATGACCCTGATTGCCGATCTGGCCGACCGCTACGCATTGGGTGAAATTCGTGTCAGCCATGAACAGAACCTTGTCCTGCCACATGTCGCGCTTGACGATCTGCCGGCGCTGCACCAAGCGCTGCGGGCGGCGGGGCTTGCAACGGCCAATGTCGGGCTGGCATCTGACATCATCGCCTGCCCCGGCATGGATTACTGTGCGCTTGCGACCGCGCGGTCCATTCCCGTGGCGCAGGAAATCGCGCAGCATGTCGACGCGCTGAAACTGGAACATGACATAGGCCCGCTGAAGATCAAGATATCGGGCTGCATCAATGCCTGCGGGCATCACCATGTTGGCCATATCGGCATTCTGGGGCTGGACCGCGCGGGCGTTGAAAACTACCAGATCACCCTTGGCGGGGACGGGTCCGAGGATGCGGTCATCGGCACGCGCACCGGACCTGGGTTCGCCTATGACCAGATTGTCCCTGCGGTGGAACGTATCCTGCGCGCCTATCTTGATTTGCGCCGCGACCGCAGCGAGACCTTCTTGCAGGCCTATCGCCGCCTGGGTGCCGACCCGTTCAAGGCGGCGCTCTATCATACGGAGCAAGAAGATGCCGCATGA
- a CDS encoding DUF2849 domain-containing protein, whose protein sequence is MTQATPVKVVTANSLIEGDVVWLAKDGSWTDSLQSANAFTDKADAQTALEQANLRQNEVVGCYLADMRLGPTGLEPAHFREDFRRRGPSNYAHGKQSQG, encoded by the coding sequence ATGACACAAGCAACCCCCGTAAAAGTCGTGACTGCCAATTCGCTGATCGAAGGCGACGTTGTCTGGCTGGCGAAGGATGGCAGCTGGACGGATAGTTTGCAAAGCGCAAATGCCTTTACCGACAAGGCCGACGCGCAAACCGCGCTGGAACAGGCCAACCTACGGCAGAACGAGGTTGTGGGCTGTTATCTTGCAGATATGCGCCTTGGCCCGACAGGTCTGGAACCTGCGCATTTCCGCGAGGATTTCCGCCGTCGTGGCCCCTCCAACTATGCCCATGGCAAGCAATCGCAAGGATAA